The following is a genomic window from Adhaeribacter radiodurans.
TTAAGTTTTATGAAAATAATTTTCGCTTTTCTGGTATTCTTTTGTATTTCTATTAGCACAATTGCCCAAAATTTCAGAACAAATGGAAGTGCCACAAAAGTAAGCGATAATGAGTTTCAATTAACTTCAGGAAAAACAGTTACGTCAGGTTCTGTTTGGTCTCGCACAAAAATAGATCTCCAAAATGATTTTATTATTAAAGCTCAAGTCTTTTTAGGAGATAATGAATTTGGAGCGGATGGGATTACCTTTGCCTTGCAGCCTTTAAGTAACACTGCTTTAGGTTATGTTGGTCACTTTTTGGGATATACCAGCATTACACCTTCAATAGCAGTAGAATTTGACACGTGGCCAAATTTTGAAATTAATGATCCGGCAGAAGACCATATCGCCTTTTTGAAAAACGGGGATACAGGTCATAATACAGAGAACAATCCTAATGATGCTTATTCGTTAGATATTAACATTGAGGACGGGGCATGGCATGATGTTACTTTTTCCTGGAATGCTTCTTCTCATACTTTAACGGTAAACTTCTTATCCCAAGAGTTTACCCATACCGAAGATATAGTTAACTCACTTTTTAAAGCTTCGGCTTACGTATACTGGGGGTTCACAGGTGCAACTGGTTCAAGCGATCAAAGAGTAAGAATTGTTAATACTTACTTTGCTAAAAAAACTACCATGACTCTCATCAACGCAGATACAGATAAAGATATTAAAGTGTTAAAAGATGGAGACACACTTAACCTTGCTTCACTGCCTGCTCTCAATTTAAATATTAGAGCGAATACCTCTTCTACTTCCGGGAGTGTAATTTTTCAATTAACCGGAAAACAAACTCATATACAAACAGAAAATAGTACTCCGTTTGCTTTGTACGGTAATAATAAAAATGATTATTCTGGCTGGACTCCCGCAAACGGCGATTATACTTTAACTGCTACCCCCTATGAACTTAAAAACGGTAAAGGAAATAAAGGCAGTCCCTTAACCATCCACTTTCATGTTATCTATCAAATAGTAAATAATCTTGTACTAGTTAACGCAGAAACCGATCAGGATATTAAAACCTTAGAGAATGGCGAGGTAATTGACCTGGCTACTTTGCCCACCCGAAATGTAAATATTAGGGCCATAACTTACCCCGAAAAAGTTGGCAGTGTTTTGTTTAACCTCAACAACTGGTTAATGGTTAAAGAAAATTTTGCTCCTTACGCTATTGGCGGCAACAAACTAGAGAATTACAGACCTTGGGCGCTTCCTACGGGTAAGCATACCTTAACCGTTTCCCCTTACGAATTAAAAAACGCCACCGGGCATAAAGGCCAATCTTACACCGTAAAATTTACCGTGGTAGATCCTTTAGCTACCACCAGAATTTCATCTGCTGATAAGCCACAAAATGCTATTATTGTTACCGAAGCCGAAAAAATTCACCTTAACGCTCAGCCTAATCCATTTACCAGCAGTACAACTATCCACTTCTCTGTGCCTAAAACCGGTTATACTACCCTGCAATTGTATAACAGTACAGGAGCTCATCTGGGGCATCTATTCGGGGCAGTTACTCAGGCCGGAATATTAAATAGTTTACAAATTCAAAGTAAAGAATTACCCAATGGTATATACATGCTTCGGCTTACCTCTGGCAACCAGGTGCACTCTTTTAAACTGCTGTTAGCACGATAAAGCATTATAGAATGCTGTATGATGCAGGTAAAAAGTAAAATCAGTCAAGCATATTTCCAGCTGGGCACTGCTTTCTATTTCTATAAATAAATAATAAATTAGTTTTCGCTAGCCGTTTTTACAATTCATAATAGCGGAATAAACCCTGGCTGAAGTTTAGCTCC
Proteins encoded in this region:
- a CDS encoding lectin-like domain-containing protein; the encoded protein is MKIIFAFLVFFCISISTIAQNFRTNGSATKVSDNEFQLTSGKTVTSGSVWSRTKIDLQNDFIIKAQVFLGDNEFGADGITFALQPLSNTALGYVGHFLGYTSITPSIAVEFDTWPNFEINDPAEDHIAFLKNGDTGHNTENNPNDAYSLDINIEDGAWHDVTFSWNASSHTLTVNFLSQEFTHTEDIVNSLFKASAYVYWGFTGATGSSDQRVRIVNTYFAKKTTMTLINADTDKDIKVLKDGDTLNLASLPALNLNIRANTSSTSGSVIFQLTGKQTHIQTENSTPFALYGNNKNDYSGWTPANGDYTLTATPYELKNGKGNKGSPLTIHFHVIYQIVNNLVLVNAETDQDIKTLENGEVIDLATLPTRNVNIRAITYPEKVGSVLFNLNNWLMVKENFAPYAIGGNKLENYRPWALPTGKHTLTVSPYELKNATGHKGQSYTVKFTVVDPLATTRISSADKPQNAIIVTEAEKIHLNAQPNPFTSSTTIHFSVPKTGYTTLQLYNSTGAHLGHLFGAVTQAGILNSLQIQSKELPNGIYMLRLTSGNQVHSFKLLLAR